From one Burkholderia latens genomic stretch:
- a CDS encoding Lrp/AsnC family transcriptional regulator, which produces MKLGDTNASQADAAPALDRIDRAILRQLQQDASISNVSLAAKVKLSAPACLRRVERLKEMGLIRGIVALLDPKPLGAGMLVVIGFVLDRSTPEAFAEFEKAAQRVSGCVECHVVTGEFDYFMLVRTRDNESFNRLHAEQLLYLPGVRQVRSFMVLKEILSTHALPV; this is translated from the coding sequence ATGAAATTAGGTGACACCAATGCATCCCAGGCCGACGCCGCACCGGCGCTCGATCGTATCGACCGCGCGATCTTGCGGCAGCTGCAGCAGGACGCGTCGATCTCGAACGTCAGCCTCGCGGCGAAAGTGAAGCTGAGCGCGCCGGCGTGCCTGCGGCGCGTCGAGCGGCTGAAGGAAATGGGATTGATCCGCGGCATCGTCGCGTTGCTCGACCCGAAGCCGCTCGGTGCCGGGATGCTCGTCGTGATCGGCTTCGTGCTCGATCGTTCGACGCCGGAGGCGTTCGCCGAATTCGAGAAGGCCGCGCAGCGCGTGTCGGGGTGCGTCGAATGTCACGTGGTGACCGGCGAATTCGATTACTTCATGCTGGTCCGCACGCGCGACAACGAGAGCTTCAACCGCCTGCACGCCGAACAGCTGCTGTACCTGCCCGGTGTGCGGCAGGTACGTTCGTTCATGGTGCTCAAGGAAATTCTGTCCACGCATGCGCTGCCGGTGTAG
- a CDS encoding class I SAM-dependent methyltransferase: MTTHLGQSGLPRGLAGRIAGGIMRRHNRLDNVWTLSLLSLGDSDRVLEVGFGPGDAIKLAADMAPSCRIAGVDHSLTMLAAAKRLNQATIEQGRVRLALGSVDALPFADGTFDKAFSINCIYFWRAPMRGLTELRRVVRRDGIVAITVRDIDRAPYDAHRPEKLARLMTEAGFVSVAVQRNGTPSHPLACVLATK; this comes from the coding sequence ATGACGACTCACCTCGGGCAATCCGGACTGCCGCGCGGCCTGGCCGGGCGTATCGCCGGCGGGATCATGCGTCGGCACAATCGGCTGGACAACGTGTGGACGTTATCGCTGTTGTCCCTCGGCGACAGCGATCGGGTCCTTGAAGTCGGCTTCGGGCCCGGCGACGCAATCAAGCTCGCCGCCGACATGGCCCCGTCATGCCGGATCGCCGGCGTCGACCACTCGCTGACCATGCTTGCCGCGGCAAAGCGTCTGAATCAGGCGACCATCGAGCAGGGGCGCGTGCGCCTCGCACTCGGCTCCGTCGACGCGCTGCCGTTCGCGGACGGTACTTTCGACAAGGCGTTTTCGATCAACTGCATCTATTTCTGGCGCGCTCCGATGCGCGGCCTGACCGAATTGCGCCGCGTCGTCCGGCGCGACGGGATCGTCGCGATCACCGTCCGCGACATCGATCGGGCGCCTTACGATGCCCATCGGCCGGAAAAGCTCGCGCGGCTGATGACCGAAGCCGGTTTCGTGTCGGTGGCCGTGCAGCGCAACGGAACGCCGTCGCATCCTCTTGCATGCGTGCTCGCGACGAAATAG
- a CDS encoding fimbria/pilus outer membrane usher protein codes for MEKRNTGGLVESTPKLKPICALLFTIIAGWQEAARATQTTDIAAMQTADAGTMQIAQTDFAQVEFEGGFLNHGGGAIDVTRYQRGNVVRAGMYNPDIYVDGNWIGRTEVQFKSAPNTPDAQPHFDKALLNRIGVDLKRLPADVREMLDREGASLRIGQVIPEASVSFDFNDLRLDLSIPQVSLLRKARGYVSPDQWTEGVPVAMLGYNANVYHSRASGAQGSTQGYVGVDGGFNYGRWHFRHNGSLNWDDRGRRKYENAATYVQRDLSAWSSQLVVGDTYTTGDLFDSTSFRGVRVYSDDRMLPESQRGYAPVVRGVANTNAKVTVSQNGVKLYETTVAPGGFVIDDLYPTGYGGDLRVVVTEADGSEHSFSVPYAAVPMSLRPGQHRYSFTAGAVRNLPNTTPVFTQATWQHGLTNTLTGYGGATIAQGYLSAMAGAVLNTSWGAFGVDVTHATTKIPNERTYSGQSFRVSYAKTVAATGTNVAIAAYRYSTNGFFGLNDAMAARDQAKVNVSSAAIYRQRNRASLTMSQQLGEKGGSLNVTASTATYWNRKGSDTDFTIGYSNSFRNVSYNVSATRQRDAWGSASTLFYAGLSIPLGRTRPATLSTNFNHDSRGSTQVQTSLSGSLGADNNVSYGVNVNHNAASGNAQTSGGANIMYRGALAEVNGSVGASADYQQFSFGARGALVAHRGGITLSQPLSETFAIVEAKHAEGARVTNASGVRVDGRGYAIVPYMTPFAMNDVSLDPKGLSTDVELKETSQRVAPLAGAVPLLVFKTEYGRSAVIRARQADGAPVPFGAVVTDAAGKDVGVIGQGGKLLARGLEDRGELKVQWEKDDGTAVCNLSYSLPVRKRASGYQPLQSFELPCVAGGVAAPVPAVSRQHAPAAG; via the coding sequence CGCCCAAGCTGAAGCCCATTTGCGCGTTGCTTTTCACGATCATAGCCGGATGGCAGGAGGCGGCGCGGGCGACGCAAACCACCGACATCGCAGCGATGCAGACGGCAGACGCAGGGACGATGCAGATCGCGCAAACGGACTTTGCGCAGGTCGAGTTCGAAGGCGGCTTCCTGAACCACGGCGGCGGCGCGATCGACGTCACACGGTATCAACGCGGCAACGTGGTGCGTGCCGGCATGTACAACCCGGACATCTACGTAGATGGCAACTGGATCGGGCGCACGGAGGTGCAGTTCAAGTCGGCGCCGAACACGCCTGACGCGCAGCCGCATTTCGACAAGGCACTGCTCAACCGGATCGGTGTCGATCTGAAACGTCTGCCGGCGGACGTGCGCGAGATGCTCGACCGGGAAGGCGCGAGTTTGCGTATCGGTCAGGTGATCCCGGAAGCGTCCGTCAGCTTCGACTTCAACGACCTTCGGCTCGACCTGAGCATTCCGCAGGTGTCGCTGCTGCGCAAGGCCCGTGGCTACGTGAGTCCGGACCAGTGGACCGAAGGCGTGCCGGTGGCGATGCTCGGCTACAACGCGAACGTATACCACTCGCGCGCCAGCGGCGCGCAGGGCAGCACGCAAGGCTATGTCGGCGTCGACGGCGGGTTCAATTACGGGCGCTGGCACTTCCGCCACAACGGCTCGCTCAACTGGGACGACCGCGGCCGTCGCAAATACGAAAACGCGGCGACCTACGTGCAGCGCGATCTGTCGGCGTGGTCGTCACAGCTCGTGGTTGGCGATACATACACCACCGGCGATCTGTTCGATTCGACGTCGTTCCGCGGCGTGCGCGTGTATTCGGACGACCGCATGCTGCCGGAATCGCAGCGTGGGTATGCGCCGGTCGTGCGCGGCGTCGCGAACACCAACGCGAAGGTCACGGTCTCGCAGAACGGCGTGAAGCTATACGAAACGACGGTCGCGCCCGGCGGCTTCGTGATCGACGACCTTTACCCGACCGGGTACGGCGGCGATCTGCGTGTGGTCGTCACGGAAGCGGACGGGTCCGAGCATTCTTTTTCGGTGCCGTACGCGGCCGTGCCGATGTCGTTGCGACCGGGGCAGCATCGCTACAGCTTCACCGCAGGCGCCGTGCGCAACCTGCCCAATACGACGCCGGTGTTTACGCAGGCGACCTGGCAGCACGGGCTGACGAACACGTTGACCGGCTATGGCGGCGCGACGATCGCGCAAGGCTATCTGTCGGCGATGGCCGGCGCGGTGCTGAACACGTCATGGGGCGCGTTCGGCGTCGACGTGACCCATGCGACGACGAAGATTCCGAACGAGCGGACCTATTCGGGGCAGAGTTTTCGCGTCAGCTACGCGAAGACGGTCGCCGCGACCGGCACGAACGTCGCGATCGCCGCGTACCGCTATTCGACGAACGGCTTCTTTGGTTTGAACGATGCAATGGCGGCGCGCGATCAAGCGAAGGTCAACGTGTCGTCGGCCGCGATCTACCGCCAGCGCAACCGTGCGTCGCTGACGATGAGCCAGCAGCTCGGAGAAAAGGGCGGCAGCCTCAACGTCACCGCGTCGACGGCGACGTACTGGAACCGCAAGGGATCGGATACCGATTTCACGATCGGCTACAGCAATTCATTTCGCAACGTGTCGTACAACGTGTCGGCGACGCGTCAGCGCGATGCGTGGGGCAGCGCGAGCACGCTCTTCTATGCCGGGTTGTCGATTCCGCTCGGGCGTACGCGGCCGGCGACGCTGTCGACCAACTTCAACCACGATTCGCGCGGCTCGACGCAGGTGCAGACGAGCCTCAGCGGTTCGCTCGGCGCCGACAACAACGTGTCGTATGGCGTCAACGTCAACCACAATGCCGCGTCGGGCAACGCGCAGACGAGCGGCGGTGCGAACATCATGTACCGCGGCGCGCTTGCAGAAGTTAACGGCAGCGTCGGCGCGAGCGCCGACTATCAGCAGTTCTCGTTCGGCGCGCGTGGTGCACTGGTCGCTCATCGCGGCGGCATCACGCTGTCGCAGCCTCTTTCGGAAACCTTCGCAATCGTGGAGGCGAAGCATGCGGAAGGCGCGCGCGTCACCAACGCGTCGGGTGTGCGGGTTGACGGCCGAGGTTACGCAATCGTCCCGTACATGACGCCGTTCGCGATGAACGACGTGTCGCTCGATCCGAAGGGATTGTCGACCGACGTCGAACTGAAGGAAACGAGCCAGCGTGTCGCGCCGCTGGCGGGCGCTGTGCCGCTGCTGGTGTTCAAGACCGAGTACGGCCGTTCGGCGGTGATTCGTGCGCGGCAGGCGGATGGTGCGCCGGTGCCGTTCGGAGCGGTCGTTACGGATGCGGCCGGCAAGGACGTCGGCGTGATCGGTCAGGGCGGCAAGCTGCTGGCGCGTGGCCTCGAGGATCGGGGCGAGCTGAAGGTGCAGTGGGAAAAGGACGACGGCACGGCGGTCTGCAATCTGTCGTATTCGCTTCCGGTGCGCAAGCGTGCTAGCGGGTATCAGCCGTTGCAGAGCTTCGAATTGCCTTGTGTCGCGGGCGGCGTTGCGGCGCCCGTGCCCGCCGTATCGCGGCAGCACGCGCCGGCGGCCGGGTAA
- a CDS encoding class I SAM-dependent methyltransferase: protein MTWPNAVRVSALFVREWVGRPAAVGALCPSSRHLARAMAEAVPDGDGLVVELGGGTGAITAALLERGVAPRRLVVVERSPAFVRHLRRRFPAITVLAGDARQLARLLPPDARVDAIVSCLPLRTLPRDDVTAIVDQCRRVLSADGVMIQFTYDLRPPGRRPLGNPAFAAAASRIVWANIPPARIVTMHAVAIEEPV from the coding sequence ATGACCTGGCCGAATGCGGTGCGCGTGTCGGCATTGTTCGTACGCGAGTGGGTCGGCCGCCCGGCAGCGGTCGGGGCGTTGTGCCCGAGTTCGCGGCATCTGGCGCGCGCAATGGCCGAAGCGGTGCCTGACGGCGACGGCCTCGTCGTCGAACTGGGAGGCGGCACGGGTGCGATCACCGCCGCGTTGCTCGAACGCGGCGTCGCGCCGCGGCGCCTGGTCGTGGTGGAACGCTCGCCCGCGTTCGTCCGGCATCTGCGCCGACGTTTTCCCGCCATCACGGTCTTGGCCGGGGACGCCCGACAACTCGCGCGATTGCTGCCGCCGGATGCGCGGGTCGATGCGATCGTGTCGTGCCTGCCGTTGCGCACGCTGCCGCGCGACGACGTGACGGCGATCGTCGATCAATGTCGTCGCGTGTTGTCGGCCGACGGCGTCATGATTCAGTTCACGTACGATTTGCGTCCGCCCGGACGTCGTCCGCTCGGTAATCCGGCATTTGCCGCCGCCGCCAGCCGCATCGTATGGGCAAATATTCCGCCTGCACGCATCGTCACGATGCACGCGGTCGCGATTGAAGAACCGGTGTGA
- the poxB gene encoding ubiquinone-dependent pyruvate dehydrogenase encodes MARQTMAEYLAKTLAAAGVERIWGVTGDSLNGLSFSLSQLGTIRWMHTRHEESAAFAAGADAASTGRLAVCAGSCGPGNLHLINGLYDCHRNHQPVLAIAAHIPSTEIGLGYFQETHPQELFRECSHFAELVTNASQFPRVLARAMRTAIDERGVAVIVLPGDVALGDGPEEAPAWSESAPPSIVPADADLDRLAALLNGSDAVTLLCGSGTQGAHDEVVALADTLGAPVVHALRGKQFVEWDNPFDVGMTGLIGFSSGYHAMESCDTLLMLGTDFPYRPFYPTHAKVAQIDWKGSQLGHRAPLALGLVGTVKETIAALLPRLTRKTQRRFLENALKHYAAARKGLDDLAVAEPPGRAIHPQYLTKIVDEVAADDAIFTADVGTPTLWAARYLTMNGKRQLHGSFNHGSMANAMPQALGAQGAHPGRQVVSLSGDGGLSMLLGDLLTARQLKLPIKIVVYNNSLLGFVSMELKAAGYLDTNVDLSPTDFAAIAKGAGIFSVRVEHSENVEHALRTAFAHDGPAVVDVVTSKYELAMPPKIELAHAKGFSLFMLRAILSGRGDEIVELARTNLR; translated from the coding sequence ATGGCAAGACAGACGATGGCGGAATACCTGGCGAAGACGCTTGCGGCAGCGGGCGTCGAGCGCATCTGGGGCGTGACGGGCGACAGCCTGAACGGGTTGTCGTTCAGCCTGAGCCAGCTCGGCACGATCCGCTGGATGCATACGCGGCACGAGGAAAGCGCCGCGTTCGCGGCCGGCGCGGATGCCGCGTCGACCGGGCGGCTCGCCGTGTGCGCGGGCAGCTGCGGCCCCGGGAACCTCCACCTGATCAACGGGCTGTACGACTGCCACCGCAATCACCAGCCGGTGCTCGCGATCGCCGCTCACATTCCGTCGACCGAGATCGGCCTCGGCTACTTCCAGGAAACCCATCCGCAGGAACTCTTCCGCGAGTGCAGTCACTTCGCGGAGCTCGTAACCAACGCGTCGCAATTCCCGCGCGTGCTCGCGCGTGCGATGCGTACCGCGATCGACGAACGCGGTGTCGCGGTGATCGTGCTGCCGGGCGACGTCGCGCTCGGCGACGGGCCGGAAGAAGCGCCTGCGTGGAGCGAATCGGCGCCGCCGTCGATCGTGCCGGCGGATGCCGATCTCGACCGGCTCGCGGCGCTGCTCAACGGCTCGGACGCGGTCACGCTGCTGTGCGGCAGCGGCACGCAGGGCGCGCACGACGAAGTCGTCGCGCTGGCGGATACGCTCGGCGCGCCGGTCGTGCATGCGCTGCGCGGCAAGCAGTTCGTCGAATGGGACAACCCGTTCGACGTCGGGATGACGGGGCTGATCGGTTTCAGCTCCGGCTATCACGCGATGGAATCGTGCGACACGCTGTTGATGCTCGGCACGGACTTCCCGTACCGGCCGTTTTATCCGACTCACGCGAAGGTCGCGCAAATCGACTGGAAGGGCTCGCAGCTCGGGCACCGCGCGCCGCTTGCGTTGGGCCTCGTCGGCACCGTGAAGGAAACGATCGCGGCGCTGCTGCCGCGCCTCACGCGCAAGACGCAGCGGCGCTTCCTCGAGAACGCGCTGAAGCACTACGCGGCCGCGCGCAAGGGCCTCGACGATCTCGCGGTGGCCGAGCCGCCGGGCCGCGCGATCCATCCGCAGTACCTGACGAAGATCGTCGACGAAGTCGCGGCCGACGACGCGATCTTCACGGCCGACGTCGGCACGCCGACGCTGTGGGCTGCGCGCTATCTGACGATGAACGGCAAACGCCAGCTGCACGGCTCGTTCAATCACGGCTCGATGGCGAACGCGATGCCGCAGGCGCTCGGCGCGCAGGGCGCGCATCCGGGGCGGCAGGTCGTATCGCTGTCGGGCGACGGCGGACTGTCGATGTTGCTCGGCGACCTGCTCACCGCACGCCAGCTGAAGTTGCCGATCAAGATCGTCGTGTACAACAACAGCCTGCTCGGCTTCGTGTCGATGGAGCTGAAGGCGGCCGGCTATCTCGACACGAACGTCGATTTGAGCCCGACCGACTTCGCGGCGATCGCGAAAGGCGCGGGGATCTTCAGCGTGCGCGTCGAACATTCGGAGAACGTCGAGCATGCGCTGCGCACCGCGTTCGCGCACGACGGGCCGGCAGTCGTCGACGTCGTCACGTCGAAGTACGAACTCGCGATGCCGCCGAAGATCGAGCTCGCGCATGCGAAGGGCTTCAGCCTGTTCATGCTGCGCGCGATCCTGAGCGGGCGCGGCGACGAGATCGTCGAACTCGCTCGGACCAACTTGCGGTGA
- a CDS encoding 1-aminocyclopropane-1-carboxylate deaminase yields the protein MNLQRFPRYPLTFGPTPIQPLKRLTAHLGGKVELYAKREDCNSGLAFGGNKTRKLEYLIPDALEKGADTLVSIGGVQSNQTRQVAAVAAHLGMKCVLVQEHWVNYEDPVYDRVGNIQLSRMMGADVRLVSDGFDIGIRRSWEEAMESVRQAGGKPYPIPAGCSEHPLGGLGFVGFAEEVREQEAQLGFKFDYVVVCSVTGSTQAGMVVGFAADGRADRVIGVDASAKPEQTREQITRIARRTAELVGLGRDIVDRDVVLDTRYGGPEYGLPSDGTLEAIRLCARLEGVLTDPVYEGKSMHAMIDKVRLGEFEPGSKVLYAHLGGVPALSAYAEIFRNG from the coding sequence ATGAACCTGCAACGCTTCCCCCGTTATCCGCTGACCTTCGGCCCGACGCCCATTCAGCCGCTCAAACGCCTCACCGCGCATCTCGGCGGCAAGGTCGAGTTGTATGCAAAGCGTGAGGACTGCAACAGCGGTCTCGCTTTCGGCGGCAACAAGACGCGCAAGCTCGAATACCTGATCCCCGACGCACTGGAGAAAGGCGCCGACACGCTCGTGTCGATCGGCGGCGTGCAGTCGAACCAGACCCGCCAGGTGGCCGCCGTCGCCGCGCATCTCGGGATGAAATGCGTGCTCGTGCAGGAGCACTGGGTCAACTACGAGGATCCCGTGTACGACCGAGTCGGCAACATCCAGTTGTCGCGGATGATGGGCGCCGACGTTCGGCTCGTGTCCGACGGCTTCGACATCGGCATTCGCCGCAGTTGGGAAGAGGCGATGGAAAGCGTGCGGCAGGCGGGCGGGAAGCCGTATCCGATTCCGGCCGGCTGTTCCGAGCATCCGCTCGGCGGACTGGGCTTCGTCGGCTTCGCGGAGGAAGTGCGTGAACAGGAAGCGCAACTTGGCTTCAAGTTCGATTACGTCGTGGTCTGCTCGGTGACGGGCAGCACTCAGGCGGGGATGGTCGTCGGCTTCGCCGCCGACGGGCGCGCGGATCGCGTGATCGGCGTCGATGCGTCGGCGAAGCCGGAGCAGACGCGCGAACAGATCACGCGCATCGCACGGCGTACGGCCGAGCTGGTTGGGCTTGGCCGCGATATCGTCGATCGGGACGTCGTGCTCGACACGCGTTACGGCGGCCCCGAATACGGTCTGCCCAGCGATGGCACGCTGGAGGCGATCCGGCTGTGCGCACGGCTGGAAGGCGTGCTCACCGATCCCGTCTACGAAGGCAAATCGATGCACGCGATGATCGACAAGGTTCGACTCGGAGAATTCGAACCGGGCTCGAAAGTGCTGTACGCACATCTCGGTGGCGTGCCGGCGCTGAGCGCGTATGCGGAAATCTTCCGCAACGGGTAA
- a CDS encoding DUF3422 family protein, producing MIDHPLRAALAAELHARPFLRIAEAVSLTHYAIYTDGQPDIHETLLQALCRDTGMAAPHEGATHYAAQSPCGWHLKWERHTEFSTFTFVAPRRDTGYFDDLAIEGIPAAWFARLAGIRFVAVRMELLSGDAARLVCADLRRWIDGPALVGSNVLGGGKVFCDWHVRDDGFMRFLVVDDDFREEQGGRLLQRLHEIETYRMMALLALPVARQMSRELDEIHAALHALMQRMDASGADGDDAALLVKLTHLAVRVEALSGAGGRFSASRAYEKLVLARIHELREERIEGMPTIAEFMERRFAPAMETCRSVWARHEQIAARIARAVDLLRTRVNLAQEKDVTRLLAGMERTARNQLHLQHAVEGLSVAAISYYVLSLATAAFKALHVMNLPVDPELAEGLLIAPVVFAVIHITRRTRAQLAHAEAAHERACAPAVHAAAMKQAS from the coding sequence ATGATCGATCATCCGTTGCGCGCCGCGCTGGCCGCGGAATTGCATGCCAGGCCATTCCTGCGGATCGCCGAAGCCGTGTCGCTCACGCATTACGCGATCTACACGGACGGCCAACCTGACATCCATGAAACGCTGCTGCAAGCGCTGTGCCGCGACACCGGCATGGCCGCGCCGCACGAAGGGGCGACTCACTACGCAGCGCAGTCGCCGTGCGGCTGGCACCTGAAGTGGGAGCGCCACACCGAATTCTCGACCTTCACGTTCGTTGCGCCGCGCCGCGACACCGGCTATTTCGACGATCTGGCGATCGAAGGGATTCCGGCCGCGTGGTTCGCGCGGCTCGCGGGCATTCGTTTCGTCGCGGTGCGGATGGAACTGTTGTCCGGCGACGCTGCACGGCTCGTGTGCGCAGACCTGCGCCGCTGGATCGACGGGCCCGCACTCGTCGGCAGCAACGTGCTCGGCGGCGGCAAGGTGTTCTGCGATTGGCACGTGCGCGACGACGGGTTCATGCGCTTTCTCGTGGTCGACGACGATTTTCGCGAGGAACAGGGCGGCCGTCTGCTGCAGCGTCTCCATGAGATCGAGACGTACCGGATGATGGCGCTGCTCGCGCTGCCGGTCGCGCGGCAGATGAGCCGCGAACTCGACGAGATCCATGCGGCGCTGCACGCGCTGATGCAGAGGATGGACGCGAGCGGCGCCGACGGCGACGACGCGGCGTTGCTCGTGAAGCTCACGCATCTCGCGGTGCGGGTCGAGGCGTTGTCGGGCGCCGGCGGCCGCTTCAGCGCGTCGCGCGCATACGAGAAGCTGGTGCTGGCACGCATCCATGAGTTGCGCGAGGAGCGCATCGAAGGGATGCCGACGATTGCGGAATTCATGGAGCGGCGTTTCGCGCCGGCCATGGAAACGTGCCGCAGCGTGTGGGCGCGGCACGAGCAGATCGCCGCGCGAATCGCCCGCGCGGTCGACCTGCTGCGCACACGCGTGAATCTCGCGCAGGAAAAGGACGTGACGCGGCTGCTGGCCGGCATGGAGCGCACCGCGCGCAATCAGCTCCATCTTCAGCACGCGGTCGAAGGGCTGTCGGTGGCGGCCATTTCGTACTACGTGCTGTCGCTCGCGACCGCGGCATTCAAGGCGCTGCACGTGATGAACCTGCCGGTCGATCCCGAACTGGCCGAAGGCCTGCTGATTGCGCCGGTGGTGTTCGCGGTGATTCACATCACGCGGCGCACGCGCGCGCAACTCGCGCACGCGGAAGCGGCGCATGAGCGCGCTTGCGCGCCGGCCGTGCACGCGGCGGCGATGAAGCAGGCAAGTTAG
- a CDS encoding LysR family transcriptional regulator → MKMLDHDVLATVVAVAETGNMTRAAEAVNRSQSAVSMQIKSLEDAIGRPLFVRKPRSIVLTREGEVLLGFARRMLALRDEAWAAVVRPEVTGKVVIGVPDDYASSLLPSVLKKFSATYPKVEIQVIGLPSSALAPLLKDGTVDLVCGTRIKGLSGDFIRHEPMAWAAMTNGPRVWEERPLPIAVFMPGSVARENAIRSLERAKLPFRTSYESPSLLGLLSMVEAGLAVAPLARCAIPAQLSMLGRSHGLPDLPPLELILARSTKSKRPPCDFLAEQLMEDLQRQTGQASDA, encoded by the coding sequence ATGAAGATGCTCGATCACGACGTGCTGGCCACCGTCGTCGCCGTCGCGGAAACCGGCAACATGACCCGCGCCGCCGAGGCGGTGAACCGCTCGCAGTCCGCCGTGAGCATGCAGATCAAGAGCCTCGAGGACGCGATCGGCCGCCCGCTGTTCGTGCGCAAGCCGCGCAGCATCGTGCTGACGCGCGAAGGCGAGGTGCTGTTGGGATTCGCCAGACGAATGCTGGCACTGCGCGACGAAGCATGGGCGGCCGTCGTGCGGCCGGAAGTGACCGGCAAGGTGGTCATCGGCGTGCCGGACGACTACGCGTCGTCGCTGCTGCCGTCGGTGCTGAAGAAGTTTTCGGCGACCTATCCGAAGGTCGAGATCCAGGTGATCGGGCTGCCGAGCAGCGCGCTCGCGCCGCTGTTGAAGGACGGCACCGTCGATCTCGTGTGCGGCACGCGCATCAAGGGGTTGTCCGGCGACTTCATCCGCCACGAGCCGATGGCGTGGGCCGCGATGACGAACGGCCCGCGCGTGTGGGAAGAACGGCCGTTGCCGATCGCGGTGTTCATGCCGGGCAGCGTCGCGCGCGAGAATGCGATCCGCAGCCTCGAACGCGCGAAGCTGCCGTTCCGGACTTCGTATGAAAGCCCGAGCCTGCTCGGGCTGCTCAGCATGGTCGAGGCCGGCCTGGCCGTCGCGCCGCTTGCACGCTGCGCGATTCCCGCGCAGTTGTCGATGCTCGGCCGCTCGCACGGGCTCCCCGATCTGCCGCCACTCGAACTGATCCTCGCGCGCAGCACGAAATCGAAGCGCCCGCCGTGCGACTTTCTCGCGGAACAACTGATGGAAGACCTGCAACGGCAAACCGGCCAGGCCAGCGACGCGTGA
- a CDS encoding class I SAM-dependent methyltransferase, translated as MIDRDNVFAGSIPAFYDTLMVPLIFDGYAADVAALVAGFAPRTVLETAAGSGAVTRLLAPRLGPDAHYVVTDLNQSMLDYAVTRQAPDGRIEWLQADALALPFDDASFDVVCCQFGAMFFPDRVAGYTEARRVLAPHGHFVFSVWDRIDENAFADEITAAIAALFPHDPPRFLARTPHGYHDVVLIRDELHRAGFIDVDITTREKTSRAPSARDAATAYCRGTPLYDEIVSRDPALVQLAMDRATEAIAARHGDGPVAGNIQAHVIVAAG; from the coding sequence ATGATCGATCGCGACAACGTATTCGCGGGCTCGATTCCGGCGTTCTATGACACGCTGATGGTCCCGCTGATCTTTGACGGGTATGCGGCCGACGTGGCCGCGCTCGTCGCCGGATTTGCGCCGCGCACGGTGCTCGAAACGGCGGCCGGCAGCGGCGCGGTCACGCGGTTGCTCGCGCCGCGGCTCGGCCCCGATGCACACTACGTGGTGACCGACCTCAACCAGTCGATGCTCGACTACGCAGTCACCAGGCAAGCGCCCGACGGCCGTATCGAATGGCTGCAGGCGGACGCGCTCGCGCTGCCGTTCGACGATGCGTCGTTCGACGTCGTCTGCTGTCAGTTCGGCGCGATGTTCTTTCCCGACCGGGTGGCGGGCTACACCGAGGCGCGGCGCGTGCTGGCGCCGCACGGGCACTTCGTCTTCAGCGTCTGGGACCGCATCGACGAAAACGCGTTCGCCGACGAAATCACCGCGGCGATCGCCGCGCTGTTTCCGCACGACCCGCCGCGATTCCTCGCCCGCACGCCGCACGGCTATCACGATGTCGTGCTGATCCGCGACGAGTTGCATCGCGCAGGTTTCATCGACGTCGATATCACGACGCGCGAGAAAACGAGCCGGGCGCCATCCGCGCGCGATGCCGCAACCGCTTATTGTCGAGGCACGCCGCTATACGACGAAATCGTGTCGCGCGATCCCGCGCTGGTTCAGCTCGCGATGGATCGCGCGACGGAAGCGATTGCGGCGCGCCACGGCGACGGGCCGGTGGCCGGCAACATCCAGGCGCACGTGATCGTCGCGGCCGGATGA